In the bacterium genome, TCGGAGCAGGTGGCAAACCTTGTTCACCATGCCGCGGATCGTGGGAGTGTCCTCGTGCTCGACGACCGCCTGGTGGTGGTGCAGCCCCAGCGCCTCGATGATCCGGCGGTGCTTGGGGGGGCGCCCCGAGGCGCTGCGGATCTGGGTGATCTTCAGCTTACTCATCGGTGGCCGCCTCTCCGGTCGTCGGCGTCTCGGCGGGAGCCTCGGGAGCCGCGGGCGCCGCCTCGGCGGGCTGGCGCGGGCCGCGGACCAGGCCGAAGACCTCGGAGACCGAGATGCCGCGCTTGGCGGCGATCTCCTCGACGGAACGCAGCTGGTCCAACCCGTCCATGGTGGCCTTCCACACGTTGTGCGGGTTGCGCGAAC is a window encoding:
- the rpmD gene encoding 50S ribosomal protein L30; the encoded protein is MSKLKITQIRSASGRPPKHRRIIEALGLHHHQAVVEHEDTPTIRGMVNKVCHLLRVEEVK